Proteins from a single region of Trichoplusia ni isolate ovarian cell line Hi5 chromosome 3, tn1, whole genome shotgun sequence:
- the LOC113508991 gene encoding uncharacterized protein LOC113508991 yields MDDHNDPKCSRDEDVEAAQDTPQQNQTTTKASTSERQRSVETPLSFCIARVESASLSYSRNSSYLSAYTPLYIRASTQSPITSQPRMSELHSTASMVLSNQPQSLFIQALTKLNESSLSAINRLRLVQSANNLGKLNIDMTEMCGDITPPDSLSNAPPSYSFVLRQMAVRRRPRLMGTFIPSPSFVHHTPPPTYTTAFDIYVEPVPPPPARVYTFGFASMPIVCPECGYTGMTAVTTKVTICTHLCAFILCLFCCWICAPLPYVLRSCKDVYHYCRNCRSYLGMYCPTNPDASYP; encoded by the coding sequence aTGGATGATCATAACGATCCAAAATGCAGTCGCGACGAAGACGTAGAAGCTGCACAAGATACACCGCAGCAAAATCAAACTACAACGAAAGCAAGCACTTCGGAACGACAGCGATCTGTTGAAACACCATTGTCGTTTTGTATCGCACGAGTGGAATCAGCGTCTCTTTCATACAGTCGAAACAGTTCATATTTGAGCGCATACACTCCTTTATATATCAGAGCGTCGACCCAAAGTCCTATTACCAGTCAACCACGAATGTCCGAATTGCACTCAACAGCATCTATGGTTCTATCGAACCAGCCTCAAAGTTTGTTTATTCAAGCATTGACCAAGCTAAACGAAAGTTCTTTGTCAGCTATCAACAGATTAAGATTAGTCCAGTCAGCAAATAACTTGGGCAAACTTAATATCGATATGACTGAAATGTGTGGAGATATAACACCACCAGATTCCTTATCAAACGCACCACCCTCATATTCTTTTGTATTGAGACAAATGGCCGTACGAAGACGGCCAAGACTTATGGGAACATTTATTCCTTCACCTTCTTTTGTTCATCATACACCACCCCCCACTTACACAACAGCTTTTGATATATATGTTGAGCCTGTCCCTCCTCCTCCGGCAAGGGTTTACACTTTTGGATTTGCTTCTATGCCCATTGTGTGCCCTGAATGTGGATATACGGGAATGACAGCAGTAACTACGAAAGTCACCATATGCACACATTTATgtgcatttattttgtgtttattctGTTGTTGGATATGTGCCCCGTTGCCGTATGTGTTGAGATCATGTAAGGACGTATATCATTATTGTAGGAATTGTAGAAGTTATTTGGGTATGTACTGTCCAACTAATCCTGATGCTTCATACCCATGA